Proteins from a single region of Paenibacillus sp. BIHB 4019:
- a CDS encoding DUF5412 family protein: MSEKMYEMLLNLMLAVAAATAICLLIFILLLVGNLVKKSKKLPKVSLMLTIIGASTVGIYVYNHFNNLDFLPKVELNPSAVVSPDGQYKIRTYHYNGLFYRTARAEAVDLKSGKSKTIYFNDYDRSPAVQWIGNSMVKIGRETLDISKNEVFDFRDNLQANKSLPPQGGI, translated from the coding sequence ATGAGTGAAAAAATGTATGAGATGCTTTTAAACCTCATGTTGGCAGTGGCTGCAGCCACGGCTATTTGTTTATTGATTTTTATCCTATTGCTCGTGGGTAATTTGGTTAAAAAATCTAAAAAGCTGCCGAAGGTGAGCTTGATGCTGACAATAATCGGAGCCTCTACGGTAGGGATATATGTCTATAATCATTTTAATAATCTTGATTTTCTCCCTAAGGTGGAGTTGAATCCAAGCGCTGTCGTTTCTCCAGATGGCCAATATAAAATTCGGACATATCACTATAATGGGCTATTTTATAGAACGGCGCGAGCCGAAGCTGTGGATTTAAAGAGTGGGAAGAGCAAGACCATCTACTTTAATGATTATGATCGCAGTCCGGCGGTTCAGTGGATAGGCAATAGCATGGTAAAAATTGGGAGAGAAACGTTAGATATTTCAAAAAATGAGGTTTTTGACTTTCGCGATAACTTGCAAGCAAATAAATCGCTGCCCCCGCAAGGAGGAATATAG